The Ziziphus jujuba cultivar Dongzao chromosome 12, ASM3175591v1 sequence CTGAAGACCCCTGACACACACAAAAGTCCATCAGAGCATCAAAACCTCCCTGCTTCACAACTCTTATCTCTAGTGGTCCAATCGACTTGTCCTTTTTCCTGCATCTTCTATAAATCGAATCCAGCCATTCTTCCACCGTGGAGCAGCACTCTTCCATTATATTACCATCCAGCTCTGCTTCCACATTGATGTTTTTACCTTTCATTTTCAGCTCCCAAAATAGCACATAATGGCCTGGGATTGAGCTGGTGTCTGCGTAGCTAGTGTACTCCGTTAGAAGGAACCCCAGTGGCTCCAGCACCAGTTTTGCCTTTGTCACTGCCTTTAAAAGGTCATCTTCACTGGTTTTGTCTGTATCAATGCTTAGCACCACGTTCCTTCGGTGTACAAAACGGAATTGAGGAGCATTGTTGTGGAAACCGGTCACCATTAGAATATCTCCAACTCTGTATCTGTATAGCCCTGAGTGACACATTTTTAAATATAGCACGAATGAGAAAATGCTAGCTAGTtcttcataattaatttaattaacttaCAAAGATTCTAAGATCAGTAATTGCCATATCTTTCATTGATTCCTTCAAGCAAGTAAAGTTCTATATGGTTAAACATAAATTGGTGCAGAATGGTTACAAAAGAATATTACTTGTAGCGTACTTAAGTAGAGTGAAGTGAAACcaagttgaaaattttttccATGGGAGATGAAAACATTAATAGAGGGAAAGTAGACTACAAAAGGGTAGTATGAAATACCCGGTTACATATATGGCGATTTTTACAATGATTGAGATAGGTTCTTTCTGCTTAAGAAGAAAGAGAGGAGGAATTAAATGAAGCATGTGGGTCAGATCTGatgagagaaaataaataaataaaaatcacctGTGAAAGTTGTAACGACAAGTTCATAATATTGACCAAGCTTCACATCCACCAGATCAACCAGTTTATCATTTTGGTCCTCCTCTAGGCAATTCTGATCAGAAACAGTACCATTGCAATGGACCACCTGATCTCCAACGTTTCTCTGAACAGGTAAGAACTCGAAATAGGCCATACTGGGGATGAGGGTGTAAGAGACATCACAGGGCTTGCTGAGTGgcttgaaattgattccaaagtAGCATTCGGAAGAAGCATACATTGTGGATACCAGAGGGAGTCCTCCACCGAAGAATTCAAGGGTTGGGATGTATTGGGCCATGGACCCTGTAACTATAACTTCAATGAATTTTGTTCTCGGCCAAAGCTTCTTGATTATGCCTTCCCATGAACTCCCACTGCATTCACGCTCAATCAAATCTGCCAAATCTGAATTGGCTTTGTTGAGGAGGAGGATCTCAGACACTGCATTTCTGCAACTGAGGTCCGTGATCCAGTCGCTGACATGGCCTGATCTTATGTTGGAGCACAACTCGTTCCAGTAATCCTCTAAGAACTTGATAGCCCTCAAGAATGCAGATGCAAATACAGCACCGACCCTCAGAACCTCGTCCCGCTGTACCAAACCACAGAGTAACTGGCAGTACATGCTCTGCTTGCTGTCCGAACACAAAATGGTGTCGTCTGGGCTGGTGTATATGTTGAACCGGTTGAAAGGCCGGTTTGTGAAATTTTTGCTCTTGTAGTAGCTGGTTAGGACAGGCCTTGCCATCAAACCAGAGGGTGTTGTAATTTCTGGTTTGATAAACAAAAGGTACATTCCTTTTCCTTTGTCCAAATCTTCTACATACCTGAActcattatacatatatatatatatatatatatatatataggatacaTAAGAAgaattgttttaattaatatactGTTACATTAATTATTCAGAAACGAATACAAACTGAACTACTTACTTGTTAAGCACAGGCACAAGGAGATTATAAAAGAATGTCTTTCTGTCCAAGTCTTCAGCAGTGGAAGGCATCATCTTTGGCTGCCCTCCTGAAGTGCCAGAGCTGCGTGATATTGAAGTAACTTTGAAAAATTATGTTgggaggaaaatatatatataataatttaaagcaTTTAAGCAATTGGGTACATGTTATCATTCATACCTTGTGAGAAGCTCAGTTATTTTCTGAGCAGAAATGATCTCCGAAGGCTCTCCATTAGCAATTCGTTCGATATAGGGCTTGACATCTTCATAGCTCACAACAGGGACTTTCTTCTTGAAGAGTTGCTTGTCAGATTGGCCACTGAGAAACCCCATCAAATATTCTGTACCTGCATTTGTTGCGAGTATCTGCTGCAATACCTGTTGTTGTATTTGGTATGCATTTGAAGTGAGGTCCTCCAAAAGCTTCATACCGGCTTCGCTGTCATTTGGATCGAAGAGGGGCAACATCCTTCACAGTTTTAGTAATTGATGGAAAACGCCAACTTATGATAGAATTCGGAATTTAATACTAAACTAGTGCTTAATTTTGGTAGCTAAAGGAGTGGTACTGCATACAAGTCATTAACCGCTGCTCTACATAAcatcaaaaagaaattaattaagaaacatATACAAAACTAAATAATTCCAAGTGAGCAAAAAGGCCTTATCTGAACTGAATTGAATCAATTTAATTAGCATGGAATGAGGGAAAGCAAGAGCTGCAATGAGAAACGAACATATGACATTCAGGACGACTTCCTAATCTATCTatctcactctctctttctttctcacttGGAATTTGGAAGTGGTTTTTGCAGTGTAGCTTCTAAGAGTACTGGATGAGGGGATACGATTAAATAATAGATTCTGGAGGGGATTTTGGGAAATGACGTATAttcaaattcttaaaaatagagcaaaattaaaaaaaaaaaaacaaaaaaagagaggaaatgtAAGGGAAGTAGAGGCTATGGAGGTCCTACACACGTGGCCTTGTCTGGTAAGCTGtgaatctaataaaaataaactattgGTCAAACTCAAAACCACCTAGCTAGAGGTGCCAtttattcattcaatttttCCCATTCAATTACTCTAGTATTGCTAGGGGtagtattaaaataaaaataaagctctcaaaatttcaaactcaatCAATGGGTTCGTGTTGTACTGTGTTGCTTTAGATAAGCTTTGGTCAGCAATAAAGCATTAAAATTCAACCCATAAAGAGAATAGTGTGAAATAAAGGAgtgtaattaagaaaataaaaagtaataataaaaagaagatagTTGTGAAGAAGAGTAGCCCCCATGGacggaagaaattgaagaatggGACAAAACAATGCCACGAAAAGGGCAATCAAGGAGGACTCGCTTTACAGCTCTGGTTAGTGTGTTGAGCGAAGAGAGCGCAACAGGAAACATATTTTCAAGAGGTGGGCCCagctttctaatttttttgtttttgtttttgccttTTTGGCTTAAGTTTGAGAGAGATGAAAATCAAGTAAGAAACAGAAGGTTTTGCTAATATTTAGTAAGGGGTTTTAGTTTTATGTGGCAATTGAAATTGATGATTGATGATGTGCAATTGATAAGCATGCAATTGCATATTTGCAATTTGCAAGCACACTAGATTACACAGTCCCCATGACCTCATTAAAGCGTTGGCTGACACATTTTAAGCCAAACATGGTGCTTGGAAACAAGGGGGTGTGTTTGGGCTCATTCCCTAATTGATTTCAGGCTGACACAGGGCGGTTGCATTGAGATTTTGGAAGTTTCTCCTTTCCACCACCACCAGCCATGTCCCCTGAGAGAGTTGAGTCCCACATGAAAAACTAGTTTAATTTTTGTGGCTATAACAAACtgaaatctttttcttttctttaaactcTCAAATCAACATGTTATTATTCTTAATCACCCAATAATCCAACTGCAACTTCAAAATCATAACAACTTTATATAAGTTTTGTCAACATCaccaaaacaaagcaaaaagcctatatatatatatatatatatatataaattataatgacTTTCAGTTCCAGGTGGTAGGATAGTCACAATCTCTCGATCAACTTCACGTGTTACACCATATA is a genomic window containing:
- the LOC107431775 gene encoding indole-3-acetic acid-amido synthetase GH3.17, which translates into the protein MLPLFDPNDSEAGMKLLEDLTSNAYQIQQQVLQQILATNAGTEYLMGFLSGQSDKQLFKKKVPVVSYEDVKPYIERIANGEPSEIISAQKITELLTSSGTSGGQPKMMPSTAEDLDRKTFFYNLLVPVLNKYVEDLDKGKGMYLLFIKPEITTPSGLMARPVLTSYYKSKNFTNRPFNRFNIYTSPDDTILCSDSKQSMYCQLLCGLVQRDEVLRVGAVFASAFLRAIKFLEDYWNELCSNIRSGHVSDWITDLSCRNAVSEILLLNKANSDLADLIERECSGSSWEGIIKKLWPRTKFIEVIVTGSMAQYIPTLEFFGGGLPLVSTMYASSECYFGINFKPLSKPCDVSYTLIPSMAYFEFLPVQRNVGDQVVHCNGTVSDQNCLEEDQNDKLVDLVDVKLGQYYELVVTTFTGLYRYRVGDILMVTGFHNNAPQFRFVHRRNVVLSIDTDKTSEDDLLKAVTKAKLVLEPLGFLLTEYTSYADTSSIPGHYVLFWELKMKGKNINVEAELDGNIMEECCSTVEEWLDSIYRRCRKKDKSIGPLEIRVVKQGGFDALMDFCVCQGSSVNQYKTPRCIKSEEAIRILDSRVVARFFSQKTPSWEPFRMDIISE